A region of Roseobacter litoralis Och 149 DNA encodes the following proteins:
- a CDS encoding type IV secretory system conjugative DNA transfer family protein, with amino-acid sequence MALRMSAELGRRGIKFALWLRAVRGDASKGDAAWLSPKEAREAGLDKRRPDARFSGILGKTALWLWTETTHLIIGPAGSAKSVACVVLILFSTRSSCLVNDTKRELYEMTAWFRKHFLRQKIVLLDPLSPNTDCVNPLDFAFELFKEHNKRLLIFARDMAEQLYPEPPSEGPNKYFRVGSRGQIITIIVSVVVALPQAQRNLSSVYRALMDEMFLNDLLMQAAQCTLYNGEIMAMAEKLHRAAFGDDKEANNYENFRVGAMQALDPYGPGNVLAYITSKSTFCFSELKSPQFRTTCFLAVDFSAQVALGPWAGLMQWYAADRLVRFRNNVPVTFVLDEFCNSPFRKLPETLTLLRSYGVKCIMVTQDLEDILRVYGKEALATIMSESFIKQFLGGVRSQTTLEWISKALGGFTANSSSFSLGDEGPRESISRAREPLMHPDQIRRMDTDLQIIFYGNLKPILAKKVPVFAIWPWRWLVGINTMYGNKRFLLPVQIRIFWNWSRVTWRGRMRRPSNGLGWKVAWYLIQGLVPPKGVIMLAPLAVVILLAGFPYLRVSYAFSGSFSGTQYFSSCTYFGPLPFTIYESQCPMVVFLKNW; translated from the coding sequence GTGGCTTTGCGCATGTCAGCTGAGCTTGGACGGCGCGGGATAAAGTTTGCGCTTTGGCTGCGCGCTGTTCGCGGCGATGCCTCCAAGGGTGATGCGGCATGGTTGTCGCCTAAAGAAGCGCGCGAGGCCGGTTTAGACAAAAGACGCCCTGATGCCCGGTTTTCTGGCATCTTGGGTAAAACCGCGCTTTGGCTATGGACAGAGACGACACATCTGATCATCGGCCCAGCTGGTTCTGCAAAATCTGTCGCGTGTGTCGTTCTGATCCTGTTCAGCACGCGGTCATCATGTTTGGTCAATGATACCAAGCGTGAACTTTATGAAATGACGGCGTGGTTTCGTAAGCATTTCTTGCGCCAGAAAATCGTTCTGCTCGACCCGCTCAGTCCCAATACCGATTGCGTAAATCCTCTGGATTTTGCTTTTGAGCTGTTCAAAGAACACAACAAGCGGCTGCTCATTTTTGCGCGCGATATGGCAGAGCAGCTCTACCCAGAGCCTCCAAGTGAGGGTCCAAACAAGTATTTTCGCGTTGGCTCGCGAGGGCAAATCATCACGATTATTGTTTCAGTTGTCGTCGCACTGCCGCAGGCGCAGCGCAATCTGTCGTCGGTCTACCGTGCCTTGATGGATGAGATGTTTCTCAATGATTTGCTGATGCAGGCCGCGCAATGCACGCTGTACAACGGCGAAATCATGGCCATGGCAGAAAAACTGCATCGAGCCGCGTTTGGTGACGACAAAGAAGCAAACAACTATGAGAATTTTCGTGTTGGGGCGATGCAGGCTCTCGATCCTTACGGCCCTGGTAATGTGTTGGCCTATATCACGTCAAAATCCACGTTTTGTTTTTCAGAGCTTAAAAGCCCTCAGTTCCGTACAACATGTTTTCTGGCCGTAGATTTCAGCGCGCAAGTTGCGCTTGGGCCTTGGGCGGGATTGATGCAGTGGTATGCCGCTGATCGCTTGGTTCGATTTAGAAACAATGTCCCGGTGACGTTTGTTTTGGATGAGTTTTGCAATTCACCCTTCCGAAAACTACCGGAAACGTTGACCCTTTTGCGCTCGTATGGCGTGAAGTGCATTATGGTGACGCAGGACCTCGAAGACATTCTTCGGGTCTATGGCAAAGAAGCTTTGGCGACGATTATGTCTGAATCGTTCATCAAGCAGTTCCTCGGCGGTGTGCGTTCACAAACCACACTGGAATGGATCTCCAAAGCGCTTGGTGGTTTCACCGCCAATTCTTCAAGCTTTAGTCTAGGCGATGAAGGGCCGCGAGAGAGCATATCGCGTGCGCGCGAGCCGCTGATGCATCCAGATCAAATCCGGCGGATGGATACGGATCTGCAGATCATCTTCTATGGCAATTTGAAGCCCATTCTGGCGAAAAAAGTGCCTGTGTTCGCGATATGGCCATGGCGCTGGCTGGTGGGTATCAACACCATGTACGGCAACAAACGGTTTTTGCTGCCCGTGCAGATCCGCATTTTTTGGAACTGGAGCCGCGTGACATGGCGCGGGCGCATGCGGCGACCGTCAAATGGTCTTGGGTGGAAGGTTGCTTGGTACCTCATACAAGGCCTTGTGCCGCCCAAGGGCGTGATCATGCTTGCGCCCTTGGCGGTTGTCATTCTGTTGGCCGGGTTTCCCTATCTGCGCGTGAGCTACGCGTTCAGCGGCAGCTTCTCCGGGACGCAGTATTTCAGCTCGTGCACGTACTTCGGCCCACTTCCTTTCACCATCTATGAGAGCCAATGTCCCATGGTCGTATTCCTGAAAAACTGGTGA
- a CDS encoding relaxase/mobilization nuclease domain-containing protein: protein MILKGSQRGGAKQLAMHLLRADENEHVELYQIRGFVSDDLVGALKEAQAIAKGTRCKQFLFSVSLNPPENERVDLAFFERAINKIEAENGLTGQPRVIVFHEKNGRRHAHAVWSRIDAETMTARNLPYFKLKLRNVSRQIYFERGWQLPKGLVNSKSRDPRNFTLAEWQQWKRHDLSAKDIKDMVQECWATSDSPKAFSAALHERGFLLARGNRRSHVVVSHHGEVISLPRYLGLKTREVKDRLGDPEPLPDVSEAAQQLAEEIRAGLLRNMLELSKDAQKRKAFLAAKIKRVAEVHIAERVKFDLAVNKRQAQETKERGARLKKGLSGIWQFIKGDRSRLQEQNAKEAVECWNRDRAQRDDLIHAQLRERRVLQRELRKHRQAAVAQLLLLREDRRRFRSPEPEAARDGKKYAEIEHAFNSINEQHDTTKPTRPKLRKRRASSRRQPRPSR from the coding sequence ATGATTTTGAAGGGCTCGCAACGCGGTGGTGCAAAGCAGCTCGCGATGCATCTGTTGCGCGCTGACGAGAATGAACATGTTGAACTCTATCAAATACGCGGATTTGTCTCTGACGATCTCGTCGGTGCGTTGAAAGAGGCACAAGCCATTGCGAAAGGCACACGCTGCAAACAGTTTTTGTTTTCCGTATCGCTCAACCCGCCGGAAAACGAGCGCGTCGATTTGGCGTTTTTCGAACGTGCCATCAACAAGATCGAAGCTGAAAATGGTCTAACAGGCCAGCCCCGCGTCATCGTTTTCCATGAAAAAAACGGAAGACGCCATGCGCATGCAGTCTGGTCGCGGATTGATGCTGAAACGATGACTGCCCGCAATCTCCCATATTTTAAATTGAAGCTGCGCAACGTCTCACGTCAGATATATTTCGAGCGTGGCTGGCAACTCCCCAAAGGTCTGGTCAACAGTAAGTCGCGAGATCCAAGGAATTTCACACTTGCGGAATGGCAGCAATGGAAACGCCACGACCTGAGTGCGAAAGACATTAAAGATATGGTCCAGGAATGTTGGGCAACATCTGATTCACCCAAGGCATTCTCAGCCGCCCTGCACGAACGCGGGTTTTTACTCGCGCGTGGCAATCGCCGTTCTCATGTTGTTGTCTCCCACCACGGCGAGGTCATTTCTCTCCCCCGATACCTCGGCCTTAAAACGCGCGAAGTGAAAGATCGACTTGGTGATCCAGAACCGCTTCCCGATGTAAGTGAGGCCGCGCAGCAATTAGCAGAAGAAATTCGTGCAGGCCTTTTGCGCAACATGCTCGAACTCAGCAAAGATGCCCAAAAACGCAAAGCTTTTTTGGCGGCGAAGATAAAACGAGTTGCTGAAGTTCATATTGCGGAGCGCGTTAAATTCGACCTCGCCGTGAACAAGCGTCAGGCACAGGAAACGAAGGAGCGGGGCGCACGCTTGAAGAAGGGATTGTCGGGAATTTGGCAATTTATCAAAGGAGATCGCAGCAGACTGCAGGAACAGAATGCCAAAGAAGCCGTGGAATGCTGGAACCGCGACCGCGCACAGCGCGACGATCTGATACATGCGCAGCTGCGAGAGCGCCGTGTTCTGCAGCGTGAACTGCGAAAGCATCGGCAGGCAGCGGTTGCTCAGCTTTTGCTACTGCGCGAAGACCGGCGCAGATTTAGGTCACCAGAACCTGAGGCCGCTAGGGACGGGAAAAAGTATGCGGAAATTGAGCACGCGTTTAACTCTATCAACGAACAGCATGATACGACAAAACCCACACGTCCCAAACTACGCAAACGTCGTGCCAGCAGCCGTCGCCAACCGAGGCCTAGTAGGTAG
- a CDS encoding ATP-dependent helicase — protein MPNDHTVASTKSIQHDNPVDAGIRDCLKLGSGKSFIIFAGAGSGKTFSLENALEHLKLAYQEVFSRLSQQVAVVTFTNNAADEIRDRVERNPIFSISTIHSFCWHAIDGFNADIRQWFLSEIPNELEKLKEQERRGRAGKASDARKRSIARLTEKMEWLANPQEFKYDPNGVNSAQNALAHADVLKIFAHFLTVKPMMAEVLANKYPFIFVDESQDTNKDVINALFTLQKTQFEKTVVGLFGDRMQRIFGGGEPELGKSLPSEWKEFDKQMNHRSARRIVGLGNTIRKEDDGRLQYARDGAAEGLVRFFLLPHGTSDKDQVERRIRNIMAKTTGDLAWNVPKTDQTAVLLLEHRMVSRRLGFTTLSDALSKSRTIKERLYEGDSLELNFFSNTVLPLVEAGQAEDIFETMKILRDNKSPLLHETVFSENELDPLLAARTAEGALRSTISNSDVSLRDVLAVIAEHNLLTIPSKLRSFVTIQNEVLPVIDLEFDNDTAVQETSETPSDDDEFDAWAAALETPFQQVQGYRDYSTGNSIYRTHQGVKGNEFERVMAIMDDDEAGGFNFSYEQYFGAKVPSAEILAKDKAGEETGLGRTRRLFYVTSTRAKRSLAHVIYTADVEQVQQNLLARKLATEGEILLFPFLLD, from the coding sequence ATGCCCAACGATCACACTGTAGCCTCTACCAAATCAATACAGCACGACAACCCAGTCGATGCAGGCATTCGGGACTGCTTGAAGTTAGGATCAGGTAAGAGCTTTATCATCTTCGCTGGAGCCGGATCGGGGAAGACGTTTTCACTTGAGAACGCGCTAGAACATCTAAAGTTAGCGTATCAAGAAGTGTTTTCGCGTCTTAGTCAACAAGTAGCTGTCGTAACTTTTACAAACAACGCCGCAGACGAAATTCGAGATCGAGTCGAGCGAAACCCAATTTTTTCTATATCAACGATCCACAGTTTTTGTTGGCACGCAATTGATGGTTTCAACGCGGATATTCGGCAGTGGTTTTTGTCAGAAATACCAAATGAACTTGAGAAATTGAAAGAACAGGAACGCCGAGGCCGTGCTGGTAAAGCTTCCGATGCAAGAAAAAGGAGTATCGCTCGTTTAACCGAAAAGATGGAGTGGTTAGCCAATCCGCAGGAATTCAAATATGATCCTAATGGGGTAAATTCAGCTCAAAATGCTCTTGCGCATGCCGATGTCCTGAAAATTTTTGCTCATTTTCTAACGGTTAAACCGATGATGGCAGAAGTTCTTGCCAATAAGTACCCGTTCATCTTTGTTGATGAGAGCCAAGACACCAACAAAGATGTGATCAACGCATTATTTACGCTACAAAAAACACAATTTGAAAAGACCGTTGTTGGTTTGTTTGGCGACAGGATGCAGCGCATTTTTGGTGGTGGAGAGCCTGAGCTCGGCAAATCTCTTCCAAGCGAATGGAAAGAATTCGACAAGCAGATGAATCATAGATCCGCTAGGCGCATTGTTGGGCTAGGGAATACTATCAGAAAAGAGGATGATGGGCGGCTTCAGTATGCCAGAGATGGTGCTGCCGAGGGTCTCGTTCGGTTTTTCTTGCTTCCTCATGGAACCAGCGACAAAGATCAGGTCGAGCGACGTATTCGGAATATCATGGCGAAGACTACTGGTGATCTAGCTTGGAATGTGCCCAAAACCGACCAAACCGCAGTCTTGCTACTTGAGCACAGAATGGTCAGCCGTAGACTGGGCTTTACAACGTTGTCAGACGCACTTTCTAAATCAAGGACGATTAAGGAGCGACTTTACGAGGGAGACAGCTTAGAATTGAATTTTTTTTCCAACACTGTCTTGCCATTGGTGGAAGCAGGCCAAGCTGAAGACATCTTCGAAACGATGAAAATCCTGCGAGACAACAAATCGCCATTACTGCATGAAACCGTATTCTCTGAGAATGAACTCGACCCTTTGCTTGCCGCACGCACGGCCGAAGGAGCGCTACGGTCCACGATATCGAACAGCGACGTTTCATTAAGGGACGTTTTGGCCGTCATTGCTGAACACAATCTTTTGACGATCCCATCCAAGCTCAGGTCATTCGTGACCATCCAAAACGAAGTCTTGCCAGTAATTGACCTCGAGTTTGACAATGATACCGCTGTCCAAGAAACTTCCGAAACGCCGTCAGATGATGACGAGTTCGACGCATGGGCGGCCGCACTTGAAACACCGTTTCAACAAGTTCAGGGCTACCGTGACTACAGTACTGGGAATTCAATTTACCGAACACACCAAGGTGTGAAAGGGAACGAGTTCGAGCGTGTAATGGCTATCATGGATGATGATGAAGCCGGTGGCTTCAATTTCTCCTATGAACAGTACTTCGGCGCGAAAGTGCCATCTGCAGAAATATTGGCGAAGGACAAAGCTGGTGAAGAAACGGGGTTGGGTCGCACCAGGCGGCTATTCTATGTGACCTCGACACGAGCGAAAAGAAGCCTTGCTCATGTAATCTACACAGCCGACGTCGAACAGGTGCAGCAGAACTTACTGGCGCGTAAGCTGGCAACAGAAGGAGAGATCTTGTTGTTCCCATTCTTATTGGATTGA
- a CDS encoding ATP-dependent nuclease — MKISSFYLKNYRRLIDVELVLDDQKAILVGANNSGKTSGIGALYTFLMRPENLRVRDVSKQHWQSISSIGVQLGADEISTEQLEMLRTQLASFLPRLDVTIFAEASEAYRARDILPHLDWRGGSLGVRIAYEPADIAKLATDYSKAREVVAKHDGVLLWPKSLFDFLEKGGNFNKYIKQKHYILGLDTANAIDVDEDGDQAGKSEPPLQTLTSGALRKLIRVDVISEQRGLGTEDSANDQGPYSEKQRLHKLLREYYDRFLNPDEFPEAGDIEVLQKQQEMEEGFTKRLAKQFKAPLEELVDMGYPGIGGNPTVEIAAKVSGTDALQKSSSVRYRFDKNQDENLPESYLGLGYQNLIYLTFRLLGFRDRWMREGKSVSSDADLTEEIEPIHLVLVEEPEVNLHAQVQRVFIAQAYETLRKHPALGQNSTFQTQLVVSTHSSHVVNDVDFKDLRYFRRSSADDAITMDHTSIENMSELFSTAEDEMKFVSKHLKLTHCDIFFADGVIFVEGQAERLLVPEFITNKFKGLSKRYLSILEVSGAHTHKYKALVEKLGVVTLVITDLDSRDAAKQKCAPKKGESQTTSNYTLTSWYPQKSLIDALVALPAEPSYSKNSAMPLFVAYQKPIVLDEKEVLSRTFEDALILANFVHPHFDDMAKLQAVKKSFKDGSTLLEEALFEYVKTLTKGDFAFDCLFYIASEADHSFEPPAYIREGLEWLQAQLSPSS, encoded by the coding sequence ATGAAAATTTCGTCGTTTTACCTCAAAAACTACCGCAGACTGATTGATGTAGAGTTGGTGCTGGACGACCAAAAAGCGATACTGGTTGGGGCAAATAATAGCGGCAAAACCTCTGGTATTGGCGCACTATATACGTTTTTGATGCGGCCTGAAAATTTGCGGGTGCGGGATGTATCGAAGCAGCATTGGCAATCTATCTCATCAATCGGAGTGCAGCTTGGAGCGGACGAGATTAGTACTGAGCAACTGGAAATGCTAAGAACCCAACTGGCAAGTTTTTTACCTCGGCTGGATGTGACAATTTTTGCAGAAGCGAGCGAAGCCTATCGGGCCAGAGATATTCTCCCCCATCTTGACTGGCGGGGAGGATCACTTGGCGTCAGGATCGCTTATGAACCAGCGGACATCGCAAAGTTGGCGACAGACTACAGTAAGGCTAGAGAAGTGGTGGCAAAGCATGACGGCGTTTTGCTTTGGCCAAAGAGCCTTTTCGACTTTCTAGAGAAGGGTGGCAATTTCAACAAATATATAAAGCAGAAGCACTATATTCTTGGTCTCGATACGGCGAATGCAATAGACGTAGATGAAGATGGCGATCAAGCGGGAAAATCAGAACCCCCCCTTCAAACACTAACTTCCGGTGCGTTACGAAAACTGATCCGAGTGGATGTGATCTCCGAACAGAGAGGGCTTGGCACCGAGGATAGTGCTAATGACCAAGGGCCATATTCAGAAAAGCAACGGCTGCATAAACTGCTTCGCGAATACTACGACCGTTTTTTAAATCCTGATGAATTTCCAGAAGCGGGAGATATTGAGGTGCTCCAAAAACAACAAGAGATGGAAGAAGGCTTTACGAAGCGCCTTGCGAAACAGTTCAAAGCGCCATTAGAAGAACTAGTAGACATGGGATACCCCGGTATTGGAGGTAATCCTACCGTGGAAATTGCTGCCAAAGTCAGTGGCACAGACGCACTCCAAAAGTCTTCATCGGTCCGATATCGCTTTGACAAAAACCAAGACGAAAACCTTCCGGAAAGCTATCTTGGGCTTGGATACCAGAACTTGATCTACCTCACGTTTCGGTTGCTCGGGTTTCGTGACAGGTGGATGCGAGAAGGGAAGTCTGTTTCGTCTGACGCCGATTTAACGGAGGAAATCGAGCCCATTCATCTGGTTCTAGTTGAGGAACCAGAGGTCAACTTGCACGCTCAGGTGCAGAGAGTGTTTATCGCACAAGCTTACGAAACACTAAGAAAACACCCTGCGCTGGGTCAGAATTCGACTTTTCAGACTCAGTTAGTTGTGAGTACGCATTCGAGCCACGTCGTAAACGACGTCGATTTCAAAGACCTTCGATACTTTCGCCGCAGTTCGGCAGATGATGCGATAACAATGGATCACACCTCCATTGAAAATATGTCAGAGCTATTCTCAACAGCTGAAGATGAGATGAAATTTGTCAGTAAACACCTCAAGCTAACGCATTGTGACATTTTCTTTGCTGATGGAGTCATCTTTGTCGAAGGTCAGGCCGAACGGCTTTTGGTTCCCGAATTTATTACCAATAAATTCAAAGGGCTGTCTAAGAGGTATTTGTCTATTTTGGAAGTAAGTGGCGCTCATACGCACAAGTACAAAGCTCTTGTCGAAAAGCTGGGTGTGGTAACACTCGTTATCACGGACTTAGATTCACGGGATGCCGCAAAGCAAAAATGTGCGCCTAAAAAAGGCGAAAGCCAAACCACAAGTAACTATACACTCACGAGCTGGTATCCTCAAAAGAGCTTGATTGATGCTCTGGTTGCGCTTCCTGCGGAGCCCTCTTACAGCAAAAATTCAGCCATGCCACTATTTGTGGCTTACCAAAAGCCTATAGTACTCGATGAAAAAGAAGTTCTCAGCAGAACATTTGAAGATGCACTGATTCTTGCGAATTTCGTCCACCCACACTTCGACGACATGGCTAAGTTGCAGGCAGTCAAAAAGAGCTTCAAAGACGGTTCAACGCTACTCGAAGAGGCCCTTTTTGAGTATGTTAAAACGCTTACAAAAGGTGACTTCGCTTTCGATTGCCTTTTTTACATCGCTTCAGAGGCTGACCATTCCTTCGAACCGCCTGCATACATTCGCGAGGGTCTTGAGTGGTTGCAAGCCCAGCTGTCCCCTAGTTCGTGA